The region AGGAATTGATGAAGCTGACACTGGAGAAGAAGCTGGCACATGGCGGACATCCGGTTTTGCGTTGGATGATGGATAACATCTTTATCCGTCAGGACCCGGCAGGGAATATTAAGCCGGATAAGGAGAAGTCCACGGAAAAGATTGATGGTGCGGTGGCGGCAATTATGGCTTTGGACCGTGCAATCTGGAATATCCGGAACAACGTAGGAAGTGTATACGATGATAGAGGGATTTTAGTATTTTAAAGAAGTCATCTGCACAGAATAGAGTTAGAAGTCTATTTACTTTATAGAAAAAAAGAGTTATAATAATATCATAATAATGATATGAAAGGAAGTGCAGTATATGATTATTAAAGCATCAGCGGCATTGAGAAATGACTATACAACGATTTCCAATCTGGCAAAAGAGACAAAAGAACCTATTTATATAACTAAAAATGGTGAAGGTGATATGGTGCTGATGAGCATTGACGCCTTTGAAAAACGGGAGCAGATTTTAGAACTACGGTCGAGGGTGCTGCAGGCAGAGCAGGAGCGTCTTAGCGGAGCAAAAACCATGAGTGTTTCAGAAGCCAGAAAAGCATTAAGAGAGCGTTTAAATGAAGCATAAGGTGGAAATTCTTCCATCTGCCTGGGAGGATTTGAAGGGAATTGAAGACTATTATACAGTACAGTTTGATGTAGAAACGGCATTAAAAGTCAGTGACCATATTTTAGATGCCATTGAACGTTTAGAGAATTTCCCGGATTCTGGCTCCCTAACACCTGACAACTGGCTCAATGAAAGAGAATACCGAATGGTGATATGTAAAAAGCATGTGGTAATTTATAAGACAATAGAAACATCTGTTTATGTTTATCATATCGCAGATACGCAAACTGAATATACGAAATTGTTTTATTAGTAAGCGGGTTATAAGAAGCCTTGGGAGTATGGTGTCTCAAGGCTTTCTTTTTGTCTATTTTCAGGAGGAAAGCAGATGGGAATCAGAAGTTTAATGGGAATCCGTGGAGCAAGGGATAAGCCAAGGAACTCTTATGCAGGTTCTGCCTTATTCTTTTTATTTGGAAGAAGCACCAGCGGTAAGCCAGTCAATGAGCGGACAGCCATGCAGACTACGGCAGTGTATTCCTGTGTGCGGATTCTGGCAGAGGCGGTGGCTTCACTTCCACTTCATATCTATCAATATACGGACAAGGGGAAGGAGCGGGTGGCTGACCATCCGCTTTATCCTATCCTACACGATGAGCCGAATGAGGAAATGACTTCTTTTGTATTTCGTGAAACACTAATGAGCCATCTGCTGATTTGGGGGAATGCTTATGCACAGATTATCCGGGATGGCGCAGGCAGGGTGCTTGGATTGTATCCGCTCCTGCCAAACAAGATGAAGGTGGACCGGGCAGATAATGGGGAGATTATCTTTATTTATTCCAGGGATTCGGAAGAAAATCTGAACTTTAGCACTTACGGTCAGATTTATCTTTGGCGGCAGGATGCTCTGCATATCCCGGGGCTTGGTTTTGATGGTCTTGTGGGGTATTCGCCCATTGCTATGGCGAAGAACGCTGTGGGAATGACACAGGCCTGTGAAGAGTACGGAGCAAGTTTCTTTGCCAACGGGGCAAATCCCGGCGGCGTATTGGAGCATCCCGGAGTGTTAAAAGACCCCGGCAAGGTTCGCGAAAGCTGGAATGCGGTCTACCGAGGTACCAATAATGCACATAAGATTGCGGTGCTGGAGGAAGGGATGAAATACCAGCAGATTGGTATCCCACCGGAGGAAGCACAGTTTCTGGAAACACGCAAGTTTCAAATTAATGAGATTGCCCGGTTATACCGGATTCCGCCCCACATGGTAGGGGACTTGGAAAAGTCCAGCTTTTCCAACATAGAGCAGCAGTCTTTGGAATTCGTGAAGTATACTCTGAACCCATGGGTCATCCGCTGGGAACAGTCCTTGCAGAAGGCACTATTGCTTCCGGAGGAGAAGAAGGAATACTTCATTAAATTAAATGTGGACGGACTGCTCCGTGGGGATTACCAGAGCCGGATGACCGGATATGCCACAGCAAGACAGAATGGCTGGATGTCCGCCAACGATATCCGGGAACTGGAGGATTTAAACCCGATACCGGAGGAGGAAGGGGGAAACCTCTATCTGATAAATGGGAATATGACAAAGTTAAAGGATGCCGGGCTGTTTGCCAGAAATGACACAGAAAAAGAAGAGGAACCAACTTAGCGGTATGAGGCTGCTGGGGGAGGTTCCTTTTTGTGTGTAAGAAAGTGAGGAATACGGGTGAAACGGAAGTTTTGGAACTGGGTGAAGAATGAGGACAAAGGAGGAAGGACGCTGTACCTGGACGGGGAAATTTCAGACGAAACCTGGTATGGCGATGAAGTGACACCGGAACTGTTCCGCAGAGAACTGGTATCCGGCAACGGTGATATTACGGTTTGGATTAATTCTTCGGGCGGAGATGTGTTTGCGGCGGCACAAATTTACAACATGCTGATGGACTATAAGGGAAATGTGACCGTGAAGGTGGATGCCCTGGCTGCTTCGGCTGCCTCTGTCATTGCTATGGCAGGAACTACGGTGCAGATGTCCCCGGTTGCCATGATGATGATCCACAACCCCATGACGGTTGCCATCGGGGATTCGGAGGAGATGAAGAAAGCCGGAGCCATGCTGGACGAGGTGAAGGAAAGCATTATGAACGCCTATGAAATCAAGACTGGGCTGAACCGGACAAAGGTTTCCCATCTGATGGATGCAGAGAGCTGGTTCAATGCCAGGAAGGCAGTGGAACTTGGATTTGCAGATGAGATTTTAGAGAACAAAAGTGGAAACAGGGAGAAGGAAAATAGGCTGGAACTGGAAGGACTGATGTTTTCCAGAGCGGCGGTTGCCAATTCCCTATTAGATAAGTTAATCCCGAAGAAACCGGAAAAGAAGGGAATTCCGGCAGAGCAGTTAGAAAAGCGTTTGAATCTATTAAGTCATTGAGGAGGAAGAATCTATGAAACAGATTTTAGAATTAAGGGAAAAAAGAGCGAAGGCGTGGGAATCGGCAAAGAAATTCCTGGATGAGAAGCGTGGGGATGACGGCTGCCTTAATACGGAGGATACTGCTGCGTATGAAAAGATGGAGGCAGATGTGATGAACCTGGGCAAAGAAATTGAGCGCCTGGAACGCCAGGCTGCCATTGACCTGGAACTGTCAAAGCCAACCAGTACACCGATTACCAACAAACCAAACGGAAATCCATCTGGTGAAGAAAAGACGGGCAGGGCAGGCATGGAATACCGCAGGGAGTTTTGGAATGCCATGCGAAAGAAGAACTACTACGATGTAAATAATGCACTACAGATTGGCACGGATTCCGAGGGTGGATATTTAGTGCCGGATGAGTTTGAGCAGACGCTGGTGCAGGGACTGGAGGAAGAAAATGTGTTCCGTACTTTGGCAACCATAATCCAGACTTCCAGCGGTGACCGGAAAATTCCGGTGGTGGCAACGAAGGGAGAGGCTTCCTGGGTAGATGAGGAAGGACAGATTCCAGAGTCTGATGATTCTTTCGGACAGGTATCCATTGCGGCTTATAAGGTAGCAACCATGATTAAAGTCTCTGACGAGCTGCTGAATGACAGCGTGTTTAACATGGAAGCCTATATCTCCAATGAGTTTTCAAGAAGAATCGGTGCGAAAGAGGAAGAAGCATTCCTTGTGGGTGATGGTAAGGGGAAACCTACTGGAATTTTCAATTCCGTCGGCGGAGCTTCTGAGGGTGTGACCACAGCCACGGTAAGCATTACTTTTGATGATGTGATGGATCTGTTCTATTCAGTGAAAAGCCCGTACCGTAAGAAATCCACCTTTGTAATGAACGATTCCACGGTAAAGGCACTCCGTAAGCTGAAGGATAATAACGGCACCTACATCTGGCAGCCTTCCGTGCAGGCAGGACAGCCAGATACGGTTTTAAACCGTCCAGTGGTGACGTCTGCTTATGCGCCGGCCATTACAACAGGGGGAAAAGTCATTGCTTTTGGTGATTTCAAGTATTACTGGATTGCCGACAGA is a window of [Clostridium] saccharolyticum WM1 DNA encoding:
- a CDS encoding type II toxin-antitoxin system Phd/YefM family antitoxin yields the protein MIIKASAALRNDYTTISNLAKETKEPIYITKNGEGDMVLMSIDAFEKREQILELRSRVLQAEQERLSGAKTMSVSEARKALRERLNEA
- a CDS encoding type II toxin-antitoxin system RelE/ParE family toxin, yielding MKHKVEILPSAWEDLKGIEDYYTVQFDVETALKVSDHILDAIERLENFPDSGSLTPDNWLNEREYRMVICKKHVVIYKTIETSVYVYHIADTQTEYTKLFY
- a CDS encoding phage portal protein, yielding MGIRSLMGIRGARDKPRNSYAGSALFFLFGRSTSGKPVNERTAMQTTAVYSCVRILAEAVASLPLHIYQYTDKGKERVADHPLYPILHDEPNEEMTSFVFRETLMSHLLIWGNAYAQIIRDGAGRVLGLYPLLPNKMKVDRADNGEIIFIYSRDSEENLNFSTYGQIYLWRQDALHIPGLGFDGLVGYSPIAMAKNAVGMTQACEEYGASFFANGANPGGVLEHPGVLKDPGKVRESWNAVYRGTNNAHKIAVLEEGMKYQQIGIPPEEAQFLETRKFQINEIARLYRIPPHMVGDLEKSSFSNIEQQSLEFVKYTLNPWVIRWEQSLQKALLLPEEKKEYFIKLNVDGLLRGDYQSRMTGYATARQNGWMSANDIRELEDLNPIPEEEGGNLYLINGNMTKLKDAGLFARNDTEKEEEPT
- a CDS encoding head maturation protease, ClpP-related — encoded protein: MKRKFWNWVKNEDKGGRTLYLDGEISDETWYGDEVTPELFRRELVSGNGDITVWINSSGGDVFAAAQIYNMLMDYKGNVTVKVDALAASAASVIAMAGTTVQMSPVAMMMIHNPMTVAIGDSEEMKKAGAMLDEVKESIMNAYEIKTGLNRTKVSHLMDAESWFNARKAVELGFADEILENKSGNREKENRLELEGLMFSRAAVANSLLDKLIPKKPEKKGIPAEQLEKRLNLLSH
- a CDS encoding phage major capsid protein, giving the protein MKQILELREKRAKAWESAKKFLDEKRGDDGCLNTEDTAAYEKMEADVMNLGKEIERLERQAAIDLELSKPTSTPITNKPNGNPSGEEKTGRAGMEYRREFWNAMRKKNYYDVNNALQIGTDSEGGYLVPDEFEQTLVQGLEEENVFRTLATIIQTSSGDRKIPVVATKGEASWVDEEGQIPESDDSFGQVSIAAYKVATMIKVSDELLNDSVFNMEAYISNEFSRRIGAKEEEAFLVGDGKGKPTGIFNSVGGASEGVTTATVSITFDDVMDLFYSVKSPYRKKSTFVMNDSTVKALRKLKDNNGTYIWQPSVQAGQPDTVLNRPVVTSAYAPAITTGGKVIAFGDFKYYWIADRQGRSFKRLNELFAATGQVGFLGSQKVDGKLILPEAVKVLVMKAANGT